One part of the Vicia villosa cultivar HV-30 ecotype Madison, WI linkage group LG6, Vvil1.0, whole genome shotgun sequence genome encodes these proteins:
- the LOC131610903 gene encoding uncharacterized protein LOC131610903, translating into MEKRKNIVQYRERLDKTLTSFDLTDEQKLKSLVDRQVRRDSQLEIELEGYAEKLEIKTSELSNFLDMMRSASADENGGSSTSGTDWKLKQDNEEFRVMYRVGPEGTPYHTLLVEGYVEGPVDVSLCLSWESALYKKWWPQFTIPTFKVTASDRLQKVQTGEQIALVRMKPPWPLSAREAIVHYYLFEYFQDDLIVVLLKSVTESEKVNETIDGFNNDVIPEANGVVRIDVVGGYVLQKVTSERSYFRTIANLDIKVDFMPPSLVNFISRQLIGSGFRLYQKAVASMMNNDKDFSKALTDSLYVRIREALYSSNPESNAMGEEELKQVASVLPAEELIQSKQDSEKDISREDRRSNQNANSYTGEILDAGSEETVQSEKDINKVHEIPIGEDGSSFVLKGNKISEIVDADSEEIVVEANIEEIVQIENNMNKEHEISIEDDDSRDVQKRKNNVYINSNVKQALETLERAISAVRKYGFHSRRFSFTFANEASACKEKGDEVDQYSAKLFQPSAKNDTSILCESSDDLYEIQNIRHTGTGPNLKEVNYNKVVLALPNQNLLRPIEASQVDSYSLKTETTLDQILCDNKEYTGPDMSSDDPIKSSRQKKINNLVTQGISSDVPKQLKKRKNYRYCCFLH; encoded by the exons ATGGAGAAAAGGAAGAATATTGTGCAGTATAGGGAGAGATTGGATAAGACTCTTACCTCATTTGATCTTACAGATGAGCAGAAACTTAAATCGCTTGTCGATAGGCAAGTTCGTCGTGATTCGCAATTAGAGATCGAATTGGAAG GTTATGCGGAGAAGCTGGAAATTAAGACTTCTGAGTTATCGAATTTTCTTGATATGATGAGAAGTGCTTCTGCAGATGAGAATGGAGGATCTAGTACATCCGGCACTGATTGGAAA TTGAAACAAGATAACGAGGAATTCCGCGTTATGTACCGCGTAGGACCAGAGGGAACTCCCTATCATACATTGCTGGTTGAAGGCTATGTAGAAGGACCTGTTGATGTTT CTCTATGCCTTTCATGGGAATCAGCCCTTTATAAGAAATG GTGGCCTCAGTTTACGATTCCGACTTTCAAAGTTACTGCATCTGATCGTTTGCAAAAGGTTCAAACTGGTGAACAAATTGCGCTAGTAAG GATGAAGCCCCCATGGCCACTGTCTGCAAGGGAGGCTATAGTTCATTACTATCTCTTTGAGTACTTTCAAGATGACTTGATAGTTGTTCTTTTGAAATCG GTCACGGAGTCAGAGAAAGTTAATGAGACTATTGATGGTTTCAACAATGATGTGATTCCAGAAGcaaatggtgttgtgagaattgATGTGGTGGGAGGTTATGTTTTACAAAAAGTGACTTCTGAAAGAAGTTATTTTCG GACGATAGCAAATTTGGATATCAAGGTGGATTTTATGCCTCCTTCTCTTGTAAATTTCATTTCAAGGCAACTTATCGGCAGCGGTTTCAGACTTTATCAGAAG GCTGTGGCCTCTATGATGAACAATGACAAAGACTTCAGCAAGGCCTTGACAGATTCGTTGTATGTTAGAATTCGCGAAGCTCTATATAGTAGTAACCCTGAATCAAATGCTATGGGCGAGGAGGAGCTTAAGCAAGTTGCAAGCGTTCTTCCTGCTGAAGAGCTTATTCAAAGTAAGCAAGATAGCGAAAAAGATATATCTCGGGAGGATAGAAGAAGCAACCAAAATGCAAATAGTTACACCGGTGAGATTTTAGATGCTGGTTCTGAAGAGACAGTGCAAAGTGAGAAGGATATCAACAAAGTACATGAAATTCCAATTGGGGAAGATGGCTCGTCTTTTGTACTAAAGGGCAATAAGATTTCTGAGATTGTCGACGCAGATAGCGAAGAGATTGTTGTAGAAGCAAATATTGAAGAGATTGTACAAATCGAAAACAATATGAATAAAGAACATGAGATTTCAATTGAGGATGATGATTCAAGAGATGTAcagaaaagaaaaaacaatgtTTATATTAATTCAAATGTAAAACAGGCTTTAGAAACATTAGAAAGGGCGATTTCAGCTGTTCGGAAATACGGATTTCATTCGCGCAGATTCTCTTTTACCTTTGCTAATGAAGCGTCCGCCTGCAAAGAAAAGGGCGATGAAGTTGATCAATATTCTGCAAAACTTTTTCAACCATCTGCGAAAAATGATACCAGTATACTATGCGAAAGCTCAGATGACCTCTACGAAATCCAAAACATCAG GCACACCGGAACAGGTCCTAACTTAAAGGAAGTAAATTATAACAAAGTAGTACTGGCTTTACCGAATCAAAATCTTTTGAGACCAATCGAAGCAAGTCAGGTTGATTCATATTCTTTGAAAACTGAGACAACACTGGACCAGATTTTATGCGATAACAAGGAATATACAGGACCAGATATGTCTTCAGATGATCCAATAAAATCAAGCAGgcagaaaaaaataaacaaccTTGTAACTCAAGGTATCTCTTCAGATGTACCTAAACAGTTAAAAAAGAGGAAAAATTATAGATACTGTTGTTTTTTGCATTAG